From Pseudomonas sp. LS1212, the proteins below share one genomic window:
- a CDS encoding IS1182 family transposase: MKRFIEGEARTQVTLLPECLDDYVAEENPVRVVDVFVDELDLGALGFEGVDPAATGRPAYHPAVLLKIYIYGYLNRIQSSRRLEREAERNVELMWLTGRLAPDFKTIADFRKDNGKAIRSVCRQFVVLCRNLNLFSQSIIAIDGSKFKAVNNRDRNFTQGKVKARMQQIEQSIDRYLAAMDSADRATPEVAEAKAERLKEKIETLKKQMQKLKEIEAQLHESPDQQISLTDPHARSMATSGRGTGTVGYNVQTAVDDKYHLIIAHEVTNVGNDRGQLSNMANQAREEIEAESLTVVADRGYYKGLEILACEQAGITTFVPKPLTSGSKAEGRFGKQDFIYLIASDEYRCPAGQLLTRRHSSMEDGMLLHCYYFSGCQSCSMQKQCTTGKERRVKRWEHEAVIDAMQVRLEHDPGKMKVRRQTVEHPFGTLKYWMGATHFLTKTLPRVSTEMSLHVLAYNLKRMMSIFGIAGLLEAIRA, encoded by the coding sequence ATGAAGCGATTCATCGAAGGTGAGGCTCGGACGCAAGTCACCTTGCTGCCGGAGTGTCTGGACGATTACGTAGCCGAAGAAAATCCAGTGCGCGTGGTCGATGTTTTCGTCGATGAACTCGACCTAGGCGCACTTGGTTTTGAGGGCGTCGATCCTGCCGCAACTGGTCGTCCGGCCTACCACCCAGCGGTGTTGCTGAAGATCTATATCTACGGCTACCTCAATCGGATTCAGTCCAGCCGCCGACTTGAGCGTGAGGCCGAGCGCAACGTCGAGTTGATGTGGCTGACGGGGCGTTTGGCTCCAGATTTCAAAACCATCGCCGACTTTCGTAAGGATAACGGCAAGGCTATTCGCAGTGTCTGCCGGCAATTTGTGGTGCTTTGTCGCAACCTCAATCTCTTCTCCCAATCGATCATCGCAATCGACGGCAGCAAATTCAAAGCCGTCAATAATCGCGACCGCAACTTCACTCAGGGCAAGGTGAAGGCGCGCATGCAGCAGATCGAGCAGAGCATTGATCGATATCTAGCGGCGATGGATTCGGCGGATCGGGCAACGCCCGAAGTGGCCGAGGCCAAAGCAGAGCGTCTTAAAGAAAAGATAGAAACACTGAAAAAGCAGATGCAGAAACTCAAGGAAATCGAGGCGCAGCTCCACGAAAGTCCAGACCAGCAGATCTCCCTCACAGACCCACATGCACGCTCAATGGCCACGAGCGGCCGAGGCACCGGAACGGTTGGCTACAACGTACAAACAGCTGTCGACGACAAATACCATCTGATCATTGCTCATGAGGTGACCAACGTTGGTAATGATCGTGGGCAGCTGAGCAATATGGCGAACCAAGCGCGTGAAGAAATCGAGGCTGAATCGCTAACGGTGGTAGCTGACCGAGGCTATTACAAAGGTCTGGAAATCCTTGCTTGCGAGCAAGCCGGCATCACTACCTTCGTACCGAAACCCCTCACCTCTGGCAGCAAAGCCGAAGGCAGATTCGGCAAGCAGGATTTCATCTATCTTATTGCGTCGGACGAGTATCGATGCCCTGCGGGGCAGTTACTAACTAGGCGGCATTCGTCGATGGAAGACGGCATGTTATTGCATTGTTACTACTTCTCGGGCTGCCAGTCCTGCTCAATGCAAAAGCAATGTACTACGGGTAAGGAGCGCCGTGTGAAGCGCTGGGAACATGAGGCGGTAATCGACGCGATGCAGGTTCGGCTGGAGCATGACCCGGGGAAGATGAAGGTTCGCCGCCAGACTGTTGAGCATCCTTTTGGAACGCTCAAATATTGGATGGGAGCCACCCACTTCCTGACCAAAACACTTCCGCGGGTAAGTACCGAAATGAGCCTTCATGTGCTCGCCTACAACCTCAAACGAATGATGAGCATCTTCGGCATCGCAGGACTGCTTGAGGCGATCAGGGCGTGA